The following are encoded together in the Humulus lupulus chromosome 5, drHumLupu1.1, whole genome shotgun sequence genome:
- the LOC133834622 gene encoding acidic endochitinase-like: MAYQNQSSSFLLLLVLMAISILKLSNAAGIAIYWGQNGNEGTLADTCASGNYQFVNIAFLTTFGNGQTPVLNLAGHCNPAANECTGLSSEIKACQGQGIKVLISIGGATGSYSLSSADDAKQVSDYLWNNFLGGQSSSRPLGDAVLDGVDFDIEAGSGQFWDELARSLNGHSQERKVFLAAAPQCPFPDQHLDGAIQTGLFDYVWVQFYNNPGCHYAGNANNLLSAWNQWTSSQAKQVFLGLPAAQAAAPSGGFIPADVLISQVLPSIKTSPKYGGVMLWSKQFDNGYSAAIKSSL, encoded by the coding sequence ATGGCATACCAAAATCAATCTTCCTCATTCCTACTGCTACTTGTTCTTATGGCCATTTCCATACTCAAGTTATCAAACGCAGCTGGGATAGCCATTTACTGGGGCCAAAACGGCAATGAAGGCACCTTAGCCGATACCTGCGCGTCTGGAAACTATCAGTTCGTAAACATAGCTTTTCTCACTACTTTCGGCAATGGCCAAACCCCTGTCCTCAACCTCGCCGGTCATTGTAACCCCGCTGCCAACGAATGCACCGGCCTAAGCTCCGAAATCAAAGCTTGCCAAGGCCAAGGCATCAAAGTCCTCATCTCCATAGGTGGTGCCACAGGTAGCTACTCTCTTTCCTCGGCTGATGATGCCAAACAAGTCTCGGATTATCTTTGGAACAACTTCCTTGGCGGTCAGTCGAGCTCTAGGCCACTTGGCGATGCGGTTCTAGACGGTGTCGACTTTGATATCGAAGCTGGCTCAGGCCAGTTCTGGGACGAGTTGGCCAGGTCCCTCAATGGACATAGCCAAGAGAGAAAGGTTTTCTTGGCTGCAGCCCCACAGTGTCCTTTCCCGGACCAACATCTAGATGGGGCCATTCAAACTGGACTGTTTGACTATGTTTGGGTTCAGTTTTATAACAACCCTGGGTGCCATTATGCTGGCAATGCCAATAATCTTCTAAGTGCTTGGAACCAATGGACTTCGAGTCAAGCTAAGCAAGTGTTCTTGGGGCTTCCGGCGGCTCAGGCTGCAGCTCCGAGTGGCGGGTTTATTCCGGCTGATGTTTTGATTTCTCAGGTTCTTCCGAGCATTAAGACGTCTCCTAAGTATGGAGGAGTTATGCTGTGGAGCAAACAATTTGATAATGGTTATAGTGCAGCCATAAAGAGTAGTCTATAA